Proteins encoded together in one Quercus lobata isolate SW786 chromosome 3, ValleyOak3.0 Primary Assembly, whole genome shotgun sequence window:
- the LOC115981717 gene encoding protein CANDIDATE G-PROTEIN COUPLED RECEPTOR 2 — MRDLQESLTVSALPNLPITAASSPISPRFYDWLFECHGFWHNVALIVPNLLFILYLSFQAKKSFSKLTQGRSYVIIAYYACLWLASLLNLFWCSFQAWECTPGKELVWNLLSLFTTSGMLFLEVSLVAFLFQGNHVSGLEALTKTFVVSGLVIGLDLLLKAIYMFGFGIPLFIDSDDHTHPLKWNLWVIHRLVLTAVYGFILFMYHSKWRERLPARPAFYNYIAVMFSMNALALLACALTGSGAGFGFWLYGATIVCYHAFYLPLLYVTFLADFFQEEDLHLENVYYSEMKDAGFFDGDWE; from the exons ATGCGAGATCTCCAAGAATCACTCACAGTCTCTGCGCTCCCAAACCTACCAATCACAGCAGCTTCATCGCCAATTTCTCCAAGGTTCTACGACTGGCTCTTCGAGTGCCATGGGTTCTGGCACAACGTGGCTCTCATTGTTCCGAACCTTCTCTTCATCCTCTACTTGTCGTTTCAAGCAAAGAAGAGCTTCTCCAAGCTCACTCAAGGCCGCTCTTATGTGATCATCGCTTACTACGCCTGCCTCTGGCTTGCTAGCTTGCTCAATTTGTTCTGGTGCTCTTTTCAG GCATGGGAGTGCACTCCTGGAAAAGAACTAGTTTGGAATCTCTTATCTTTGTTTACAACATCTGGAATGCTATTTTTGGAAGTAAGTTTGGTGGCTTTTTTGTTCCAAGGAAATCACGTGAGTGGATTAGAAGCTTTGACAAAGACGTTTGTGGTCTCAGGGCTTGTCATTGGTTTAGATTTACTTCTAAAG GCGATTTATATGTTCGGATTTGGGATCCCATTATTCATTGACAGCGATGATCATACACATCCATTGAAGTGGAACTTGTGGGTTATTCATAGGCTGGTGCTGACTGCAGTTTATGGCTTCATACTGTTCATGTACCATTCCAAATGGAGAGAAAGATTACCTG CAAGACCTGCATTCTACAACTATATTGCTGTCATGTTCTCGATGAATGCTCTTGCATTATTAGCTTGTGCACTTACTGGAAGTGGGGCTGGTTTTGGGTTCtg GTTGTATGGCGCAACCATTGTTTGCTACCATGCCTTCTATCTTCCTCTTCTATATGTAACATTCCTTGCAGACTTCTTCCAG GAGGAAGATTTACATTTAGAGAATGTATACTACTCGGAGATGAAAGATGCTGGTTTCTTTGATGGTGACTGGGAGTGA
- the LOC115979505 gene encoding acyl carrier protein 1, chloroplastic-like, which translates to MAATAGASPLISMHSRPSHSFQHGLTTLRVSGLKPVSLCYYGRSNLSFRMRPPPVRLQVSCAPKPETVEKVCNIVKKQLALPDDSTVTGESKFAALGADSLDTVEIVMGLEEEFGISVEEESAQSIATVQDAADLIEKLIEKK; encoded by the exons ATGGCAGCCACAGCCGGTGCATCACCATTGATCTCCATGCACTCTCGCCCTTCTCACTCCTTCCAACATGGCTTG ACAACGCTAAGGGTTTCTGGTTTGAAGCCAGTTTCGCTTTGTTATTATGGAAGAAGCAACCTCTCTTTTAGGATGCGACCACCGCCAGTTCGTCTTCAGGTTTCTTGTGCC CCCAAACCAGAGACTGTAGAAAAGGTGTGTAATATAGTGAAGAAGCAGCTGGCTTTACCTGATGACTCTACAGTTACTGGCGAGTCAAAATTTGCAGCACTTGGGGCTGACTCTCTCGACACG GTTGAGATCGTGATGGGACTCGAGGAGGAATTTGGGATCAGTGTAGAAGAGGAGAGTGCCCAGAGCATTGCAACTGTTCAGGATGCAGCAGATCTCATTGAGAAGCTCATTGAGAAAAAGTGA